In the Pyrolobus fumarii 1A genome, one interval contains:
- a CDS encoding DUF99 family protein encodes MRILGVDDGPFRRGDGHTVLVGVLHTNFIPSGVAARIVSVDGKEATEKLVEMVREVGPDLVVVDSVTCCGFNFIDGHRVYLSTGIPVLHVYLYPLDMDAVRRALEKIRLLDERFEVIQLHWSRAVRVECRYGPLWVTAWGLHNLEALACSLQVYSRVPLVIQNAHRVARLIVRWLRRSPL; translated from the coding sequence GTGAGGATACTCGGTGTGGATGACGGGCCTTTCCGGAGGGGTGATGGTCACACTGTTCTCGTAGGCGTGCTTCACACCAATTTCATCCCATCGGGTGTTGCCGCGAGAATCGTGAGTGTCGATGGGAAGGAGGCTACCGAGAAGCTTGTGGAGATGGTTAGGGAGGTCGGGCCAGACTTAGTCGTGGTTGATTCGGTGACATGCTGTGGCTTTAACTTCATAGATGGGCATCGCGTTTACCTTTCCACGGGTATCCCCGTTCTCCATGTGTACCTCTACCCTCTCGATATGGATGCTGTAAGGAGGGCGTTGGAGAAGATAAGGTTGCTCGACGAGCGTTTCGAGGTTATACAGTTGCACTGGTCGCGCGCTGTTAGGGTGGAGTGCCGATACGGCCCACTCTGGGTTACTGCGTGGGGACTGCACAACCTGGAGGCGTTGGCGTGCAGCCTCCAGGTGTATTCTAGAGTCCCGCTTGTCATCCAGAACGCGCACCGCGTAGCAAGGTTGATTGTGAGGTGGTTGCGCCGCTCCCCGCTTTAA